Proteins co-encoded in one Papaver somniferum cultivar HN1 chromosome 5, ASM357369v1, whole genome shotgun sequence genomic window:
- the LOC113277152 gene encoding uncharacterized protein LOC113277152: MDDQPLANQLLTKDSSSHYSTEETWEEKYDAKKWPRERGKLIRCIIVCNGTTNDSAFQMVCECSGKHKSHAKMDTLQVAKTKRKNTTFSMKTGCLFKLQFKRNKANKWFLEKVVCGSHNHPIPESLLSHAYAGRLTKEEENIVESLTQIRMKPIDIIAHSKERNPQNAYNLDNIYNARKKYKANKWEQRHEMQQLKCLEEMHNYSVFHDDDEKGRIRHILLASSV, from the coding sequence ATGGATGACCAACCTTTAGCAAATCAACTTCTCACCAAAGATTCTAGCTCTCACTATTCAACCGAGGAGACATGGGAGGAGAAATACGATGCAAAGAAGTGGCCTAGAGAACGAGGCAAGTTGATTAGgtgtatcatagtttgtaatggtaCCACTAATGATAgtgcctttcaaatggtttgcgagtgtagtggaaaaCATAAAAGTCACGCAAAAATGGATACCTTGCAAGTAGCaaagacaaagaggaagaatactaCTTTCAGTATGAAGACAGGATGCCTCTTCAAGCTTCAGTTTAAAAGGAACAAGGCAAACaagtggtttttggagaaagttgtatgtggtagtcataaccaccctataccCGAGAGTTTGCTATCACACGCTTATGCTGGACGCCTtaccaaagaagaagagaatatcgTAGAATCACTGACACAAATTCGTATGAAGCCGATTGATATCATCGCTCACTCAAAGGAAAGAAACCCTCAAAATGCTTATAATTTGGATAACATCTACAATGCAAGaaaaaaatacaaggctaataaatGGGAACAAAGGcacgaaatgcaacaattaaaGTGTCTGGAGGAGATGCATAACTACTCCGTATTccacgatgatgatgagaaaggacGAATAAGACATATTTTGTTGGCTAGTTCCGTTTGA
- the LOC113277153 gene encoding protein MAIN-LIKE 2-like produces MTITPDDVKQITDLEVEGQLVFEGFNNNMAWTDLYALLEETLGWGKDETEMEFKLVGGYDPNEPHKPKNPLKKLMLKNLRKKFKGTFKREKEGEVIDEITFKRTATSYLLYSLGTVFFPDNSGNRVNVHYLQLLKNLDNIKNYSWATATLAYLLDSLRKASRVGATEIAGNVAILMAWVYHHFPSLEPPTNWEPHDYVPTGKKFMFTGRQQRFKDNKLIRMREKIDAFTVEDFIFDPYVRIHNGVDARRFTETAGYNGPLYHPTCYVMTNPRRILRQIGHIQVRAIKENFKLSKEGSETKGPTIVLNYRPTPTVDAWNNRHEERYQLAVGEAIPCINTKEAAADYMTWYTYFGHPYVINNDLEAQQTILKAVAQMKEVHETKEKTGLFGLSWKKLYFISKERGQALANNMISCIRSNDVIKAPQQKILQEQIRNLHNPNMEEFYEGLVMEERGSKRSRNSLGGVISSRRQPSPGSEETNDEEEEGGGP; encoded by the exons ATGACGATAACACCGGACGATGTGAAGCAAATTACTGaccttgaagttgaaggacaatTAGTATTTGAAGGTTTTAACAACAACATGGCTTGGACTGACCTTTACGCTCTTCTTGAAGAAACACTTGGGTGGGGGAAAGATGAAACTGAGATGGAGTTTAAGTTGGTTGGTGGTTATGACCCAAATGAACCACATAAACCAAAAAACCCGTTGAAAAAGCTAATGTTGAAGAATCTGAGGAAAAAGTTTAAAGGAACGTTCAAGAGGGAAAAGGAAGGTGAGGTGATTGATGAAATAACATTTAAGCGTACAGCCACATCTTACTTGTTGTATTCTCTTGGGACCGTATTCTTTCCCGACAACTCGGGAAATCGGGTGAATGTTCATTATCTACAATTGTTGAAGAATTTGGACAACATCAAAAATTATTCGTGGGCCACTGCCACCCTTGCATATCTACTTGATAGCCTAAGAAAAGCCTCAAGGGTTGGAGCTACTGAAATTGCCGGGAATGTTGCGATTCTAATG GCATGGGTTTATCACCACTTTCCTAGCCTGGAACCTCCTACTAATTGGGAACCACATGATTATGTCCCTACGGGAAAGAAGTTCATGTTCACTGGTAGACAACAAAGGTTCAAAGACAACAAGCTCATTCGAATGAGGGAGAAAATAGATGCTTTCACTGTTGAAGATTTTATCTTTGACCCTTATGTGAGGATCCACAATGGAGTTGATGCTCGTAGGTTCACAGAGACCGCAGGCTACAACGGACCATTGTATCATCCCACATGTTACGTTATGACCAATCCTCGTCGCATTCTACGCCAAATTGGTCATATTCAAGTAAGAGCTATCAAGGAAAACTTTAAATTATCCAAGGAAGGATCCGAAACAAAAGGCCCCACCATTGTACTCAACTACCGCCCAACTCCGACGGTTGATGCTTGGAACAATCGCCATGAAGAAAGATACCAACTCGCAGTGGGAGAGGCAATTCCTTGTATCAACACGAAAGAAGCCGCTGCTGATTACATGACTTGGTATACTTATTTTGGTCATCCATATGTGATCAATAATGATCTGGAGGCCCAGCAAACTATTTTAAAGGCTGTAGCACAAATGAAGGAAGTTCATGAGACCAAAGAGAAAACGGGTCTATTTGGTTTGTCTTGGAAGAAGCTATACTTCATCTCG AAAGAGCGAGGACAAGCTTTGGCAAATAACATGATTTCATGCATACGTAGTAATGATGTGATTAAAGCTCCTCAACAAAAGATCTTGCAAGAGCAAATAAGGAACTTGCATAATCCAAACATGGAAGAATTTTACGAGGGGTTGGTCATGGAAGAACGAGGCTCAAAGAGGAGTAGAAACTCTCTTGGAGGTGTGATTAGTAGCCGTCGTCAACCTTCACCTGGCAGCGAAGagacaaatgatgaagaggaggaggGGGGTGGGCCATAA